CTCGTTTTGGTTAATACAGAAAGGGTTGTACTGCCCAGCCCTGACCGCGGCCCCGGCAGCGCTGCGCCCTTACGTCTGTGTTTGTATCGGGCAGGCTGCGGGCGTCCCTGTGGAGTTCGATGAGCACCACCTGAGCGAAGTGCAGAACACGGCGTCGGAGGAAAAGCTGGATGAGGTGGTCGACTCCATGAGGGAGAGTAAAGTGGCCCTTATAGGTATGAGATGGCAGCAGCTCCCTGCACCGGTCAGGTGCACATGGATTGGGCCCATGCTGTGCTACAGAAATCTCCCCCCGCCTCCAAACCGTGCTCTGACTGCAGGGCTACTGTGGGCTGCCCGCAGGAGAAGGAAACCTGCTGCCATGGTttgtttccagctctgccaccctGAAGCTCACTTCACTTCTGTGCCTCTgctgcccatctgtaaaacaggccTGGCGAGTCTCAGCTGCCCAGTCGCGGGTCCTTTCTGACCCTTGGCTGGGAAGTGAACGTTGCTTTCCTGGCAGCTGCAGCCTCCTGGGCAGAGGTTGGGGTCAGgcttggggggaagcagaggccCCTTCCCtaggggagccagcagcctcaggccctgcctccctctggagCCACAAACACCGGAGAACGTTCCCAGTGTAAATTCCCAACTCCTGGATTCAGCCTTGGTAGTGGGGtcaggctctggctgcagggtttTGGGCTCAGAACCCCAGCTACAGGAGTTTGGGCCCGGGTCCCAGGCTCACCACTCACCCCAGTACCCCTGCCGCCGCCTCCAGCCCCAGGTGCCAACCTTGGGACTTCAGGCTCCAGCCTGAATGATGGCAGGCTCTGACCCCCAGCTGCCGGGCGTTgagctctggctgcagggccacGAGATTCGTCCCTGGGCTTCCCAGCCCTCATTTCCCCGACCTCAGCTGCCTCCTCTAGCCATTCATcctggcccctgctgcctcctctggtCCTTCTTtgccccagccctccactgcctccctgctcctctccccatcaGCGTGTTCCCCTCCCTTACGCCCGTGTGCCGAATGCGCTGTGATGTGCACTGATTTGGCGATGTTGTGTGGCATGGCCCCTCcatgttggtgcacataacaaaatgcattccTCACATACACTgtcagtgggggggcaggggagggaattggagtgtgggaggggctcagggtggctgGGTGGGGATTGCAGTGTGTGGAGCCCCACCCACCAGACAGGGCTGGCCCAGAGCacaggctggggccagaggagcaCATCCCTGCACTTCCCCTGGCCCCAGCAGACGGCTGTGAGGAGAGGCAGGCTCCTTGGCCCCCACTGCTGCGGTTACTTAGAGATCAGGTGTCTCTGGATTGCCTGCCGCAAGCTAAATAGATGGTGCTTCTGATCTCGTGGTGGGGTGTAAATCTAGAGAGATTCTGCGGAGGCCCTGGGTCGCGGGACGTGTGGCCGAGGCACTACGAGGCCTGACAGCCGGCTACCCGGGGGCTCTCTCCTGTTGGGCAGCACTGGAAGCCTGTTCCCCAAGGGTAGAGACAGCACCCCCGGGCTGCAGGGGTGCACAGCGCCAGCAGTTCGCTTTGTACATGTGCTTTCCTACCAGTTCCGCTGGCATTTCTGTCATTGCAGGAAAGATCCACACGCCCATGGAGTACAAAGGAGAACTGGCCTCCTATGACATGAGGCTCAGGTGTGTTTGTCTCCTGCTGACCAGTCGTTCCGCGTGTTCTCAGGCCGCGTGGGCCACTGGCACAGGTTGGGAGCCCTGGGTAGCGACGCGCTTCACAGGTTATCCGCAAAGTCTCTGCTGGCCAAGCGCTATGGTCTGGGCACTCTGCTTCTTGCGGTGACCTGCAGTCCCGCTAGGACTGTCGTGTcccaccagttctgaagcagtggcCACTATGAGAGCAAACgaaccacactcaactggccacgTGTGGCTATTGGCTAGCGTGTTGGGCACCATGGCTCCGGAAGGTGGGAGGGTCCAGGATGACTTTGTGGACACGCCACACAGAGGGCTCACTGGGGGAGGGACATGGGATTAGCAAGGGGCCAGGCTTCCATGGAAGTGTCTCCACCATCCCGGTCAAGCCGGGTCTGTGCGTCGCATGTTGCGTGTTACTGGCCTGGACGGGGGGGGACTCGGGCTCTGACCCTGATGTTCCTCACAGGCGCAAGTTAGACCTGTTTGCTAACGTCGTCCATGTGAACAGTTTACCTGGTTTTAAAACACGACACAACAACTTGGATCTCGTGATCATTCGTGAGCAGACGGAGGGGGAGTACAGCTCTCTGGAGCACGAGGTAGGGAAGGCGCCCTGGGCGTTGTCTGGTACTCCCCGCACGGCGCTGCCTTAGACCCTGGGAATTTTGCTGGGGAGCGTGGGGCTGTGGGTAAGAGCCTTCCTGTGCGTTAACTCAGATAAACGGTCCGACCCAAGCAGAGGCAGGGcatgacgtgctgctggagggaCGGGCTGAAGAGAAGGGGCTGGTAGCTAGACTGCACAGCCAAGGTGGTGCAGAGGGCTAGCGCTATCTGCAAGCCCTGGACGAGGAGGAAGAGGGATTAGACAGGAGCTGTGACTGGCAGCACtgtcgccggggaggggcttccTGCCCTGGGAGAAGTGGTGCTTGGGGGACGTGCTGGCCTGGGCAGAGCCCCCAGTGACCCCCGAGGCCGGGCTGTCTCGCGATGGTGTTGAGTGGTAGCCAGTGGGGACGCACCAGGTCTCTTCCATCCTTTCCCCAAAGGGATGAGATGGAGTTAAACTTGGCTCCGCTTGGAGCCTGGTGCAGTGCTGGCCCAGGGCAGTAGCCAGGCTGTGGCCTGGCTGGGCGGAGGGGCGCGGGCAGCTCCGCCAGAGCACTAGCGCGTTGCCATCGACATGCAGAGCGTCAAGGGCGTGATCGAGTGCCTGAAGATCATCACCCGGGACAAGTCGCAGCGCATCGCCAAGTTCGCCTTCGACTATGCCACCAAGAAAGGGCGCTCAAAGGTCACCGCCGTGCACAAAGCCAACATCATGTGAGTGGGGCAAGCCGGGGGCCCAGCCGACGCCCAGCACCCTGTCTGTCCCCGGGACAGCCTTGCTGTGCAGCAGCGTAGTGCCCCCGGCGCTTCCTTGGCATTCGTGCTTTGCACATGCCTGGACCCCTGTGTGGGGCGCTCCGGCCCGGCAGCGTGGGGCGCTCCGGCCCGGCAGCGTGGGGCGCTCCGGCCCGGCAGCGTGGGGCGCTCCGGCCCGGCAGCGTGGGGCGCTCCGGCCCGGCAGCGTGGGGCGCTCCGGCCTGGCCGTGTAGCTGCAGGGCGCCGACGGGGAGGGAGACGTGCGTTTGCTCTTTGGGTGAAACATTGGCTGCGCTGAGGTCAGCGACAGACCCGCCGCTGCTTTCTGCAGGGCCAGGGTCCCCCCCTGCCGGACGTACGCACCCTGGGCAGCCAGTCCCATTGAAGGCCGGTCGCTCTTTCCTCAGGAAGCTGGGGGACGGGCTCTTCCTCCAGTGCTGTAAAGAGGTGGCAGAACTGTACCCCAAGATTGAATTTGACACCATGATCATTGACAATTGCTGCATGCAGGTGAGATTGGCTCCCAGGCCCGGCCCCTCGGGCGTCCACGCTGCACCTCTGTCACTGATAATCTGCTCGCACAAAGCCAGTAGAGACCCGGGCAGGTGCCGCTCAGCGTGTCTGGGCCACAGCTTTGTGAGGGGTGCAGCGCGTCACTGTCACCCTGCGGGGGAGATGGCAGGCGCGCCTCTGATCGGGCCGATAAGCCAGGCAGGCAGAACTCTGCTTGCCTGCAGGAGTGATTGATGGATGAGTGCATTCTGCACCACCATCAATGCCCCGAGGACAGCTCAGAGGTACCCAAGTTGCCAGGCTGGTACGGCTGAGTGACAGTTTGGCCAGGCTTCTTTCTGAGCGCCCGCAGGGCCGCAGCCCTGTCGGTGGGATATGTGACGGGGTGACGTTCTCTCTACCTCTTGGCCCTTGGCTGCTGGGGCTTCCAGGCCAGCCGTGTGGTCGTCTCCGTTTCCCTGTGCTGCCGCCGAGCCTGGGGCGCTGTGATACGTAGCTTGCTGCTCGGATCACAGGCACTAGGCTGCCAGTGCCAGCCCAGCACATGCTGAGCTCTGTGGGTGACCCCAGTCACACTGCGGAGCCCCAAAGTCTGGGGTCCCGTGACGCGCAGCCGAGCACGCCAGCCCATGCTGCTCCGTAGCAGGAGGGTCTCATGTACAGCCGCTTCTGTCCCCCTCCGTGCAGCTGGTGCAGGACCCCCACCAGTTTGATGTGCTGGTCATGCCAAACCTGTACGGAAACATCGTTGACAACCTGGCTGCTGGCTTGGTGGGCGGTGCCGGCGTGGTTCCCGGGGAGAGCTACAGCGCCGAGTACGCCGTGTTTGAGATGGTGAGGGATGTGCCGAAGTGCCTCTGCTCCACTCCGGTGGCTCCCCCCCGCCTGGCCTGTCTGCCTGGCTGATCCAGAGCCCCTCGCAGGACGGGCCTGGACTGAGCCCGCCCCCGGCTGTGGCCTGACTGTGGTTCTGTGTGCAGGGCGCCCGCCATCCCTTTGCCCAGGCCGTCGGCAGGAACATCGCCAACCCCACCGCCATGCTGCTCTCCGCCTCCAACATGCTGCGCCATCTCAAGTAGGTGCTGGTTCTCGCTCCGTGCCTGTGCCCCCGTGGGCCAGGCCAGCccggggaggggctgagcccaTGGGCAAGGCAGGCCTGGCGCTGACCATGTGCTCTCCTTGCCAGCCTGGAGTACCACTCCAACATCATCGCCGAGGCCGTCAAGAGGGTGATTAAAGTCGGCAAAGTGAGTACGGGGCTGCGCTGAGCCGCTGcgctgctgcttggctctgcttcctctccgGAGCCGCTCACGCCCCTGGAGGGAGAACAGCACGCTgcttgcccctgccccagccccggacTGGCCTGGTGTGGGGACTcctgagggctggggagctcacagAGCCCCAAGCAGAGGTCACTGCCCTCCCAGGTTTTCACAGCTGCCCCTGCGCCGGGCAGGCCGTCCTTGTAGCAATGGCCAGGCTGTGGCTGGTGCCGAGTGTCACGGAGCGTGGGGAGTCTCtggaccctgctccccacccgcagccagcgGGGGGActcaggcggcaggtagaagagaaggtttattggttccaAGGACACAGTGTAGCCCAGACTTGTTCCAGGAACCAGGAGTCGGCAGCTCAGCCCGTCCGGGGGATGGGGGACCTGAGCCAgcgccctgccctcctccctgcaggcggccccgccccctcctttcCAGCCTTCCCCCCAGCCTTCCAACTGATGTCACCTGgttgcttcccccacccaggCTCAGGTCACAGGACAGCCTGAGCTATTGCTGCGTACGTGCTAAGacggggcagcctcccctccgtgagtcacacccaaaactcccatccgcctggggaaactgaggcacacacacgggTTACAACAGAGCAGCACCGGCCAGTAGGAATCACCCAGCACAACACAGCAGCCAGAGTGACTGTGACCCCCACTGCGTGTCACTGTGCTTAGGGCCTGGCTCGGCTCCGCTACCTTCTTGCTGGCTTGGGGGTGCTGAGGCTAGGTGGGGGCGTGTCTGTCTGGTgtgcagcagagctgggtgggggcgcaggggatttcagaagggggagcaggggctgggggaagctgcTTCGCTGTCCCACCTTGTGCTCGTTTGCCCGGGTTCATGCCCACGTCtcccttctttctcccctccctgtgTTGGATTTGTAGGTGCGGACGCGGGACATGGGCGGTTACTCCACCACCTCGGACTTCATGAAGTCTGTGATTGACAACCTGCACCCCCACTATGGTGTCTAGGCCCCGCCACAGGGGGAAGTCCTTGGGCTTCTCTGCTCTCCAGCACCCATCTCTCGCATACAGCCCAGGTGG
The window above is part of the Pelodiscus sinensis isolate JC-2024 unplaced genomic scaffold, ASM4963464v1 ctg76, whole genome shotgun sequence genome. Proteins encoded here:
- the IDH3B gene encoding isocitrate dehydrogenase [NAD] subunit beta, mitochondrial isoform X2, which codes for MAALSGWRAVAGAALRAPSRGVWRSLSVSAARPQPLRGQSEKSEGMFKVTMLPGDGVGPELMHSVKEVFKAAGVPVEFDEHHLSEVQNTASEEKLDEVVDSMRESKVALIGKIHTPMEYKGELASYDMRLRRKLDLFANVVHVNSLPGFKTRHNNLDLVIIREQTEGEYSSLEHESVKGVIECLKIITRDKSQRIAKFAFDYATKKGRSKVTAVHKANIMKLGDGLFLQCCKEVAELYPKIEFDTMIIDNCCMQLVQDPHQFDVLVMPNLYGNIVDNLAAGLVGGAGVVPGESYSAEYAVFEMGARHPFAQAVGRNIANPTAMLLSASNMLRHLNLEYHSNIIAEAVKRVIKVGKVRTPDMGGYATSIDFTRAVMAALAD
- the IDH3B gene encoding isocitrate dehydrogenase [NAD] subunit beta, mitochondrial isoform X1, producing the protein MAALSGWRAVAGAALRAPSRGVWRSLSVSAARPQPLRGQSEKSEGMFKVTMLPGDGVGPELMHSVKEVFKAAGVPVEFDEHHLSEVQNTASEEKLDEVVDSMRESKVALIGKIHTPMEYKGELASYDMRLRRKLDLFANVVHVNSLPGFKTRHNNLDLVIIREQTEGEYSSLEHESVKGVIECLKIITRDKSQRIAKFAFDYATKKGRSKVTAVHKANIMKLGDGLFLQCCKEVAELYPKIEFDTMIIDNCCMQLVQDPHQFDVLVMPNLYGNIVDNLAAGLVGGAGVVPGESYSAEYAVFEMGARHPFAQAVGRNIANPTAMLLSASNMLRHLNLEYHSNIIAEAVKRVIKVGKVRTRDMGGYSTTSDFMKSVIDNLHPHYGV